From Juglans regia cultivar Chandler chromosome 6, Walnut 2.0, whole genome shotgun sequence, the proteins below share one genomic window:
- the LOC108991031 gene encoding uncharacterized protein LOC108991031 — protein sequence MDSLIEVWRRLWRLNVSGNVKTFSWKTLNECLPTRKNLFIRKIWEVETVEHVLWGYSAAFDVWLEFPASIQKWHGSEKDFMVLWDSLCKRVSTDELDWVTATMRDLWMRRNRFFFEQTLTNPSLLIQGAKRSLEMFKLAQEGTKLAVHPQGVVRDRIRWKAATNYRLKLNCDATMDSDFTMYQQEGSL from the coding sequence ATGGATAGCTTGATAGAAGTATGGAGAAGGCTATGGAGGTTGAATGTCTCGGGTAATGTGAAGACCTTTTCGTGGAAGACTTTAAATGAATGTCTTCCAACCAGGAAAAACTTGTTCATAAGGAAGATTTGGGAAGTGGAGACTGTAGAGCATGTGTTATGGGGCTACAGTGCTGCTTTTGATGTGTGGCTGGAATTCCCTGCTTCCATTCAGAAATGGCATGGATCAGAGAAGGACTTCATGGTGTTATGGGACTCTCTTTGTAAGAGAGTATCTACAGATGAGTTAGACTGGGTGACTGCCACTATGAGGGATCTTTGGATGCGCagaaatagatttttctttgaACAAACCTTGACAAATCCAAGTTTGCTAATACAAGGTGCAAAGAGAAGTCTGGAGATGTTTAAACTGGCTCAAGAGGGGACCAAATTAGCAGTTCATCCTCAAGGTGTGGTGAGAGATCGGATTAGGTGGAAGGCAGCAACAAATTATAGATTAAAGCTGAATTGTGATGCTACTATGGACTCAGATTTCACTATGTATCAGCAAGAAGGGTCTCTTTAA
- the LOC108991037 gene encoding myrcene synthase, chloroplastic-like yields MAYAMHLSILDSIRNCKLSTLLPPKRPVSALTSPKDSTIVRRSANYHPTIWHYDYIQSIRSEYVGELFTRKIDKLKGEVTMMFHNMVDPIKQLELIDTLQRLGVSYHFEDEIRRILENKHITNHNGDVCEKRSLYATAVEFRLMRQHGFDVPQDTFKSFFNEKGDFKECLCVDIEGMLALYEASFHLREGESILEEARDFATKHLKEYVDQSRDKYLCTMVNHALELPLHWRVMRSEARWFIDAYRGREDMNLTLLELAELDFNMVQAVHQEDLKEVSRWWRSTGLGDLSFARDRVVENFLWAAGALFQPQFGHERRMLAKLGALLTIVDDVYDVYGTFEELELFTDAIERWDVNEMGKLPYYMQICFLSVYNTVNEMAFDTLKEKGCNIVWYMRKAWADICKSYLLEAKWFYNGYTPSLQEYLEYGWMTITIANILVHCYFFVTNPITKEALDSLEEYPDIIRLSSFIVRLADDLGTSTEELKRGDNPKSIQCYMNDTGASEEDARQYMRSLISATWKTINGNRIASSPFSETFNEIATNIARVSQFMYQHGDGHGIVDRETKDRVLALFIHPIPIAKN; encoded by the exons ATGGCTTACGCAATGCATCTTAGCATTCTTGATTCAATCCGAAATTGCAAACTCTCTACATTGCTCCCACCTAAAAGACCCGTCTCAGCTTTAACAAGCCCAAAAGACTCTACTATTGTCCGACGATCAGCAAATTACCATCCTACCATTTGGCATTACGATTACATCCAATCAATAAGAAGCGAATATGTG GGGGAGTTATTCACCCGAAAGATTGATAAGCTCAAGGGAGAAGTAACAATGATGTTTCACAACATGGTGGATCCCATAAAGCAACTTGAGCTGATTGACACTTTGCAAAGACTTGGAGTATCTTACCACTTTGAGGACGAAATAAGGAGGATATtggaaaataaacacattactAATCATAATGGTGATGTTTGCGAGAAGCGAAGTTTATATGCCACTGCTGTTGAGTTTAGGCTCATGAGACAACATGGATTTGATGTACCTCAAG ACACTTTCAAAAGTTTCTTCAATGAAAAGGGGGATTTCAAAGAATGTCTATGTGTTGATATTGAAGGAATGCTTGCTTTGTATGAAGCCTCATTCCACTTGAGAGAAGGCGAAAGCATCTTGGAGGAAGCAAGAGATTTTGCAACCAAACATCTTAAAGAGTATGTGGATCAAAGTAGAGATAAATATCTTTGTACGATGGTGAATCATGCCCTAGAGCTTCCATTGCATTGGAGAGTGATGAGGTCTGAAGCAAGGTGGTTCATTGATGCatatagaggaagagaagatatGAACCTTACCTTGCTTGAGCTTGCAGAATTGGATTTTAATATGGTACAAGCAGTTCACCAAGAAGATCTAAAAGAAGTGTCGAG GTGGTGGAGGAGCACTGGCCTTGGAGATTTGAGCTTTGCAAGGGATAGAGTGGTGGAAAATTTCCTTTGGGCAGCAGGAGCATTATTTCAACCTCAATTTGGACATGAGAGGAGAATGTTAGCAAAGCTCGGTGCATTGTTGACAATAGTAGATGATGTCTACGATGTCTATGGCACTTTTGAAGAACTTGAGCTCTTCACGGATGCTATTGAAAG ATGGGATGTCAATGAAATGGGAAAACTTccctattatatgcaaatttgtttcctttctgTCTACAACACGGTTAATGAAATGGCTTTTGATACTCTCAAGGAAAAGGGATGCAACATCGTTTGGTACATGAGAAAGGCG TGGGCAGATATATGCAAATCTTATTTGTTGGAGGCAAAATGGTTTTACAACGGATATACACCAAGCCTTCAAGAATACCTTGAATATGGATGGATGACAATAACAATAGCAAATATACTGGTGCATTGTTATTTTTTCGTCACAAATCCCATAACAAAGGAAGCCTTGGATTCATTGGAAGAGTATCCCGATATAATTCGTTTATCATCATTCATTGTGCGGCTTGCAGATGATCTCGGAACATCTACG GAAGAGTTAAAGAGGGGGGATAATCCTAAATCAATCCAATGCTACATGAACGACACTGGTGCTAGTGAAGAAGATGCTCGTCAATACATGAGGTCCTTGATTAGTGCAACATGGAAGACAATTAATGGAAATCGCATTGCAAGTTCTCCATTCTCTGAAACATTTAATGAGATCGCAACGAACATTGCAAGGGTGTCCCAGTTCATGTACCAGCATGGAGATGGACACGGCATTGTAGACCGTGAGACTAAGGACCGCGTGCTAGCATTGTTTATTCACCCCATTCCCATAGCTAAGAATTGA